From the Sebastes fasciatus isolate fSebFas1 chromosome 3, fSebFas1.pri, whole genome shotgun sequence genome, one window contains:
- the LOC141765289 gene encoding uncharacterized protein LOC141765289: protein MDLIMTTAALIFLLCSQIQNSGALPVRRNLANYQPGASGKGKQGSFLKETVAADTRNERPPCEVVPDDDPLNTTPPPPISVDKPVQKLSPPPPPPPPSPPPPPPPPPPPPHVLYQPIMPHYVLQYPVRGGSYYVHGQGQLPPHSPVGASGFLPAPQWFLDLQRDKRLQVVPQRNPTGSQRGPPLAQRSQSTSSETSSEEDGD, encoded by the exons ATGGACCTGATAATGACGACCGCAGCTCTGATTTTCCTTCTGTGCTCACAGATACAAAACTCAG GAGCTCTTCCTGTTAGGCGTAACCTCGCCAACTATCAACCAGGAGCTTCAGGAAAAGGCAAACAAG gGTCTTTTTTGAAAGAAACTGTTGCTGCTGATACAAGAAATGAGAGACCTCCATGTGAGGTTGTTCCTGATGATGATCCTTTGAACAccactcctccacctcccatCTCTGTTGATAAACCAGTACAGAAGCTGtcgcctcctccgcctcctccgcctccttctcctcctcctcctcctccacctcctccgcctcctcctcatGTCCTCTACCAGCCCATCATGCCTCATTACGTTCTCCAGTATCCAGTCAGAGGAGGATCTTATTATGTGCATGGACAAGGTCAGCTTCCTCCACACTCACCTGTTGGTGCATCTGGTTTTCTCCCAGCTCCTCAGTGGTTCTTGGATCTTCAGAGAGACAAACGCCTCCAAGTGGTTCCTCAACgcaacccaacaggaagtcaaagagGTCCCCCCCTGGCTCAAAGGTCTCAATCTACATCAAGTGAAACATCATCTGAAGAGGACGGTGACTGA